One Vicugna pacos unplaced genomic scaffold, VicPac4 scaffold_19, whole genome shotgun sequence genomic region harbors:
- the LOC140693318 gene encoding heat shock transcription factor, Y-linked-like — translation MAHISSEIQDMSHKDGPTGSGNSGRSLLCDQTFSGDLDLSSMIEENAFQNLSEESLIKRPCYTHCVSEPDEDNDFGSLTFPRKLWKMSGSDQFKSIWWGDNGSSIVIDEVVLKKEVLEKKAPFRIFETGSMKSLLRPINFYGFRKVRQKFQRSACLVDFLAEEKEASVSSKLHFYHNPNFKRGCPQVLVRIKRRVGIKNSSLVSSLPEDFKEQHFKAGYNVDNNNSEFVADTIEESAFLPSANLNMPLMRKPSTGHIIGDTTTPIRGDFSPPSSMSDQQNKLQWINELFSIS, via the exons atggcacatatttcttcagaaattcaagatatgtctcataaagatggaccaactggctcaggaaactccggtagatctctattgtgtgatcaaacattctctggggacttggacttgagttctatgattgaagaaaatgcttttcagaatttgtctgaagaatccttgataaaaagaccatgttacacacattgtgtctctgaaccagatgaagataatgattttggttctctgacatttccaagaaagctctggaaaatgtctgggagtgaccaatttaaatccatctggtggggtgataatggatcttccatagtgattgatgaagttgtcttgaagaaggaagttttggaaaaaaaggcccctttcagaatatttgaaactggaagtatgaaaagtttacttagacccattaacttttatgggtttaggaaagtgcggcagaaatttcaaagatctgcttgtctagttgactttctagcagaagaaaaagaagcctctgtttcaagcaag ttgcacttttatcataatccaaattttaaacgaggctgtccccaggttttagtgagaataaaaagaagagttgggattaaaaattcctctctggtatcttcattgcctgaagacttcaaagagcagcactttaaagcagggtataatgtggataataataattctgaatttgtggctgacactattgaagaaagtgcatttttaccttctgcaaatttaaacatgcctctaatgagaaagccctctactggccacataattggtgatacaactaccccgatcagaggtgatttttctcctccatcatcaatgtcagaccaacagaacaaattgcagtggatcaacgagctattttcaatcagttga